The following proteins are co-located in the Paludibaculum fermentans genome:
- a CDS encoding carboxypeptidase regulatory-like domain-containing protein, with protein MGRAFAQPERSSSIAGRVVNSVTGAPLHRATVEITLEGRDDVRGQAGTEGDGQFLLRALPAGRYRISVTRPGYAPMNYGARRPDAPGQIITLGANENKSGLIIRLPALGEVSGTITGLSAAAMNPTVTARPVEGTISNYFGRGGTVDRSGDYQIDGLIPGRYRLSVGYTVLPRLELFPANANVDLNRRYTSYYPSTLNFHEAVLVEIKPGDELAGFNIAAQVPAEAMLGIRILWPKDVAIPKPAPGTSLATLILQTRPTGILEDLYVGGQSIMAGDERPVYRSLVPGRYTLSGTVQLQGRCYSAREEVSAAAGAPTVELPLQPCIDLRGRVRISGAPALPAKLTVSLRSLESAPVNLDRSTLQPDGSFVIPGVPAGRWALALSPLPPGGYLKSVTLGKLDVLDQPFLISPATPARLDILIGANGAEVSGHVQEGIATIILAAPDDAAASIPSRYATTSVDEQGNFRLTGLHPGAYRIYAFDDIEPGAWLDANFLAEYRAAGTPVQLKEGPGPAVILRAISGNRPAAKKGAR; from the coding sequence ATGGGCCGAGCCTTCGCCCAGCCGGAGCGCAGCAGCTCGATTGCGGGCCGCGTCGTCAATTCCGTCACGGGCGCGCCGCTACACCGCGCCACGGTCGAAATCACCCTGGAAGGCCGCGACGATGTCCGAGGCCAAGCCGGCACGGAAGGTGACGGCCAGTTCCTTCTGCGAGCGCTACCCGCCGGCCGTTACCGCATCAGCGTCACCCGGCCCGGCTACGCCCCGATGAACTACGGCGCACGCCGGCCCGACGCGCCTGGCCAAATCATTACGCTCGGGGCAAATGAGAACAAGTCCGGGTTGATCATCAGGCTGCCCGCGCTCGGGGAAGTGAGCGGGACGATCACGGGGCTATCGGCGGCTGCGATGAATCCAACCGTCACGGCTCGGCCCGTCGAAGGCACAATCAGTAACTACTTCGGGCGAGGCGGAACCGTCGACCGGTCAGGAGACTACCAGATTGATGGCTTGATCCCCGGGCGTTATCGCCTGTCGGTGGGTTACACGGTGTTGCCGCGGCTGGAACTGTTTCCAGCGAACGCCAATGTCGATCTCAATCGCCGCTATACCTCCTACTATCCTTCCACTCTCAATTTCCACGAGGCGGTGCTCGTCGAGATCAAGCCGGGCGACGAACTCGCGGGCTTCAATATAGCCGCGCAGGTGCCGGCCGAGGCCATGCTTGGCATCCGTATCCTGTGGCCGAAGGATGTCGCAATCCCAAAACCTGCTCCAGGCACGAGCCTTGCAACCCTGATCCTGCAAACACGCCCCACTGGAATCCTTGAGGACCTTTATGTCGGCGGCCAGTCCATCATGGCCGGGGATGAGCGTCCCGTGTATCGGAGTCTCGTCCCCGGACGCTATACATTGAGTGGCACTGTCCAACTCCAGGGCCGCTGTTACTCCGCTCGCGAAGAAGTCAGCGCCGCAGCGGGGGCGCCAACTGTGGAACTGCCTCTTCAGCCCTGTATAGACCTCCGTGGCCGCGTACGCATCTCCGGAGCCCCAGCGCTTCCCGCCAAGCTCACCGTCAGTCTCCGCTCACTGGAATCCGCACCGGTCAATCTGGACCGTTCCACACTCCAGCCCGATGGCTCCTTCGTCATCCCTGGGGTGCCGGCCGGGCGCTGGGCCCTTGCTCTCAGTCCCCTTCCACCTGGCGGCTACTTGAAATCAGTGACGCTGGGCAAACTCGACGTCCTCGACCAGCCCTTCCTCATCTCACCCGCCACTCCGGCTCGCCTCGACATCCTCATCGGAGCGAACGGTGCCGAGGTCAGCGGCCATGTGCAGGAGGGAATCGCCACCATCATCCTGGCGGCCCCGGATGATGCCGCTGCCTCGATTCCCAGCCGTTACGCCACCACCAGCGTCGACGAGCAAGGCAACTTCCGCCTGACGGGACTTCACCCGGGCGCCTACCGTATCTATGCCTTCGATGACATCGAGCCCGGAGCCTGGCTCGACGCCAACTTCCTGGCGGAGTATCGAGCTGCGGGCACACCTGTCCAACTGAAGGAAGGTCCCGGGCCGGCAGTTATCCTCAGGGCCATATCCGGGAATCGTCCGGCAGCGAAGAAAGGGGCTCGTTGA